GGGTGTTTCACCTGTAAATTATCAGGCACCCGTAAATAGTCCGGCACCCGCGCCGATGGTTGCACCCGTTTTCAACCCGCCGCCGGTTCAGGCCGCTCCCGGAGCCAATCTGATAATCTCGTATTATTCAGAGCATCCGCGCGTTTTCCTCATTTCGACTATCCTTGCCACGGGCGCTAGCTACCAGTATTCGCACGGTCAGTCCATGGCATTTAATCTGATGCCGGGTCTCCATCCCATCGATTTCAAGATCGGCAAGAGGACTTACAGAAGAGAGATACTCATAAATCCTAACCAGGAACCTGTAAGAGTAGTTGCTTCCTGGGGCAGAGGCACTGCCAGGATAAGCATTTTAAATCCGTCCCAGCCGGGAAATGCTCCAATAATGTACGTTTGATCAAACGCACCTCCGGGTGCGTTTTTTATGTGGTGGTGTATTTGGTTGTCTATTTCGGGCAAAACAGACAACCATTTAGACGACTTTTGGCAAAAATCGTCTTTTTGGTTGCCTCTTACAGGTCGAACACATGACCAAATAGACGACCATGGAGCGAGCCACTAAATTTTGCCACACTTCCAAATTTGAAAATTCACACAAAAGGTGTAAAAATACACTAAACAGGAACGATAATAACGCGCCAGGAGAAAGGCACCCTATGAAACGCGAAGAGTTCATTAAGGCAGCAAGCAGCAAGCTTAAGCTCATCAGAACTGAGTATGGAATTACCCAGGAGACGATGAGTGACATGCTCGGCGTTTCGAAAAAGACTCTTGTTGAGACCGAGAAGGGCAGACGTGATCTTTCCTGGACGGAAGTAATTGCCCTGGTGACGGTTTTCGAGAAGAGCGAGGTGCTCCAGGGAATAACCGGCGGCGATACCGGTGACATCATCCACGCACTGGCCTTTGAAGACCGGCACATACAATATCCCTCAACAATGGGCGGAAAAGTATGGTGGCGCGTGATCGATGAGAAAGACGGATATAAACTCCAGCAAAACTACGTAACAGGACATTACAGGCTCCTTGATAAGGATGACTGCAGGCTGATCTCTTCGTTCAACAGGAACGAAGTCGAAGAATACAGGGATTCTCTAGGGAGGTAATTATGGAATACTTGCTCTTGGTGATAGGTATAGTCATGTTTGCCGCACCGCCGGTTTTCTTTGTTGTCTGCCTGGTCAATGCGATAATTCACGCAAGAAAATATAAGAAAGGTAAGGAGAACAAGACAGCAGCTATGACGTACGGCATTATCTCAGGCTGTGCATTCTCCTACCTCGTTGTTGAAGCATTATTGATAATCTGGTTCGCCGAAGGTATTGCGCACATGTAAGGCCTTGCGGCAGAAAATGAATAATATGGAGGAGTAAAAATGGAAATCTTATCAGCACTAACGATGGCAGTGAACACTTGGGAGAGGATAGCAAACTCCCTTATGTCCTTTGCAATTTTCGGAACCATACCGATTGCCTTTATCGTTTTTCTGATCCTGTTCATTAAAGCGGTCTGGGATGTGAAGAAAAAGGGTGCCGGGAAGACAAAAGCCGTAGTATTTGGCTGCATTTCAGGATATTTCCTGCTCGGTGTCATTGCCGAGGTAGCTTTTATGCTGCTTCTTGCGTCTGCAGTTGCACACATGTGAGGCACTGATTATGAAAGACAAGACATTTATCACGATACTCGCAATTGTAATGGTCATCGGAATCGGCGTAACGGTCGGTCTCATGATCCACGGATACCAGCTCTGGCAGCAGATATCCATCGTAGAAATGATCGCAAATTGGGGTTAAAACATGGATAAGAAGAAATTAGGAAAGCAATTAGCTGTAATTGCACTGGTCATCGCGCTTTTCGCGGGATTGGACACAGGGATCTACCAGTTATTTATTAAGAGAGTCATAAGCCATCACTCGCCCGGCATGCAGAAGATGAGCGTTGAGGTCGGAAATTACGTGCCTTTCACAGGGTCCGAAAATGTTTACTCCGTAAAAGATGCTCCTAAGCTCAAAGGCGACATCCCGGTAATCGACGGCGCGGCTGCACTACTTCCGGTCTATGCTGGATTTGTTGAGAGCATCTATCCTGAGAGCTCGGTCAAGTTTAACGGCGAGGACTACGATGCTTCAAGCGCAATGCATTATACGAATACCAGAGGCGCATACAAGGACATCGTCGACGGCAAAGCTGACATAATCATATGCGCGCAGCCTTCTGACGAGCAGCTCGCATATGCTAAGGAAAACGGTGTCGAACTGGAGATGGTTCCGATCGGCTCTGACGCATTCGTATTTATCGTAAATAACAATAATCCTGTATCCGACATCACGATTCAGCAGATCCAGGGAATCTACTCAGGCGAGATCACGAACTGGAGTGAACTGGGCGGCAAGAACCAGCCTATCGCAGCAATGAGAAGAAATAAGAACAGCGGCTCGCAGACCGCTCTCGAAAAGATAATGGGCGACATTCCGATCAAGCCTGACTACACGGCGCTTTTCGGAAGTCCGATCGGATTCTCGTTCAGATATTACGTAACAGGAATGTTAGGCGAGGGCGGAGTTAAGATCCTTACGATCAACGGGATCGCTCCGACGGCTGAGACTATCGCCGACGGTTCATATCCTATCGCAGGCAACATCTATGCTGTCTACAGAAAAGGTGAGACAAACGAAAACGTCTATAAGGCGATCGAGTTCATGAAATCATCTGAAGGACAGAAGATAGTAGAACAGAGCGGATACATTCCTCTCAGTTGATAAAAAGGAATAGCGGGAAAAGAAAAAGGCGTCCGGTTTCCCGGACGCCTTTAAGTTTGCCTGTGGCAAATGATTACATGTTATTTGCAACGCCAGCAGCTGCTGCAACAGCAACAAGGATAATCATGATGATGCCGAGGATGATTGAAAGGATAAGACCGATGATAGATGTGATCTTACCAACCTTTGTGAATGTGTTCTGAACGCCTTCCTTCTTGCACTGACCGCCAAGAACGAGGCTGACGATTGCAGGAATAAGACCTAAACCATAGCATTCACTTAAAACGATAGAAGCAATACCGCATGCCATGCAAGCGATTGACTTACCCTTAGACTGACCCTGTACAGGTGTGTTTTCTGCCATAATAATGACCCTCCAGAAATATTTTTCCAGGAATATGTGTGAAGCATAATCCTTATCCGAAAATGATTTTATCAAAACAACATGAAAACCTTATATAGAATTCCAAACAAAAGGAAATGCGTAAAATACTAAAAAATCTGCCTTTTTGGCGATTGCAATTATTAAAATATCAAACATATCAGACATTTACTTTTTTGGTAATAAATGCAATAATTTCAGCAGTGCACGCATTTTATGCACAAAAATAAGGAGGGTTATCATGAATACTACAAAAAACAAGCAGATTACAGCATTGATTTTAGGTATCGCTTCGCTCGTTATCCCGAACATCGGTTCTACAATCACTAACGCAATCGATACATCTACTAACAGCGGTTCTATGACAGCTGGTATCGTTATCATTATTGCAACATTGGCAGCTATCGTTGTTGGTATCATCGGCATCATCAAGTCTGCAGGCGCTAGAAAAGAAGCTAAGGAAGCTGGTGAAAAGCAGATCCTTGCTACAATCGGTCTTGTCCTTTCTATCGTTGGTACAGTTGAGAGTGCTATCATGTTCTTCGCATGTGGTCTTTGCATCGCTTGTGTAGCTTGCGCTGCAGCTTCCACAATGGGCTGATGACAAAAAACTGAAAACTGTTAAAAAAGAAGACAGTTGCTTATTTTTAAGCAACTGCCTTTTTTGTAAAGAGACATTATGTATCCATTTGTAAATATATTCGGAAGAACCATAGGAACTTACGGGATAATGGTAGGCATCGGCATTATCGTTACCGGTATAGTCTTCCTCTTGATCTTAAGGAAAAAGGAAGTCTACCTGGAAGATGCAGCCATGACGGGCCTGTTTTTCGCAGCCGGAGCCGTAATAGGATCCCACATAGTCTATGGACTTACCAATACGACAAAGATCATCGATCTGTTCAGGCACATGAGCGAATACAGCTTTATTGAATTCATGAAGCTTTTGTTCGGCAGTTACCTGGGCGGAATGGTATTCTACGGCGGCCTTATCGGAGGCCTCATTGCGCTTCTGATCGCGAATAAGGTTTCCCAGAAATATTTCAGGGGAGACGTGATGTTTGATGGCGTTGCCATCGTAATCCCGCTGTTTCATACATTCGGAAGAATAGGGTGCTTTTTAGGCGGCTGCTGCTTTGGCATGGAGTGCAAATTCGGTATTACCATTCATAACAACACGCTCTATCCGGCCATTAATGACGTTAACAGACTGCCGATCCAGCTTATCGAGGCCGGCTGCAATTTTATTCTTTTCTGGGTGCTTTTGTTCCTGTATAAGAATAACAAGTTCCCAAAGCGCCTTATCATCGTGTATCTATTCGCATATCCGGTCATCAGATTCATTGACGAATTCTTCAGAGGCGATGATATCAGAGGATTCCTGTTCGGCCTTTCCACGTCGCAGATCATAAGCATATTGCTCTTTGCGTTTGCGACAGTCTTTACGATAATTGATCTGAAAAAGCGAAAAGACACACCCGTTAATACAGAACAGGCATAAAAATTACCATTTATTGATTTATTTATAAACAAGATGGCTTATCAGGGCCGTCCGTGTTATCCTTAATGTGCATAGGAAATCAGCTGTCACACCTGTTTCCCGTGCGCTACAACTTTATAGATTAATTGACTCTGACGGCAAGGTTGATCCCGAGCGGGAATAGTCTTTGGATATTGCATGTAAAACATGCGCGTATTGGGCTTCTTTATCGTCAGGTATCAGATGATAGAGGAGTTTTTTTATGCTTAAGATCGCAATCTACGGTAAAGGCGGTATAGGTAAGTCGACGGTCACATCTAATCTGTCTGCTGCCTTTGCAAGTATGGGGAAGCGCGTAATCCAGATAGGATGTGATCCCAAAGCCGATTCCACTATCAATCTTTTAGGCGGCAAACCGCTTAAGCCTGTTATCGAGATCCTTAAAGAAGGTGTTGATCCTACATCGGCAAAGGAAATCTCGCAGGAAGGTTTTGGCGGAGTGCTCTGCATCGAGACGGGCGGTCCTACGCCCGGTCTTGGCTGTGCCGGCAGAGGTATCATTGCAACTTTCAATCTTTTGGATGAACTCGGATTATTTGAAGAATACAAGCCGGACGTTGTTCTGTACGACGTTCTTGGTGACGTTGTCTGCGGAGGTTTTGCAGCTCCGATCAGGGAAGGTTATGCCGAGCAGGTACTGATCGTTACGTCAGGTGAGAAGATGGCTCTTTATGCGGCAAACAACATCTGCCAAGCGGTAAGGAACTTTGAGGACAGGGGTTATGCAAGTGTAAAAGGCCTGATCCTTAACAAGCGCAACGTCCCCGGCGAAGACGAGAAGGTCAGCGAATTTGCAAAAGATCACAACGTGGATATCGTTGCGGTAATTCCCAGAAGCGATGACATTACGCTCTGCGAGGATAAGGGAATGACAGTTGTGGAGGGAGCCGGCGATTCTGAGGCAGCTCAGAAATTCATCGATCTGGCAAAACTCCTTCTGAAAGGGTGAACCTATGAAGCACGAAGCGGTCTGCTACACAGCTGAAGAGGTTTTAAAGAGGGGAAAGAGCGATATCCCTTCTGAACTGCTGTCCGGCAACAGCCTTGTATACAGTTCACCTGCAACACTTGCTTATAACTCTCCCGGCGCTGAAGGCTTCGGTGTTAAGCGCGCGGGATTAAGTGTGCCCGAATCGGTAATGCTTATCGTTGCTCCCGGATGCTGCGGAAGAAACACCTCTCTTATATCTTCGATGCCTGAATACAAAAACAGATTCTTCTATCTTGAGATGAGTGAACCTGATCTTGTAACGGGACGCCATTTGAACAAGATACCTGACGCGATCGGTGAAGTGCTGACTTTCCTCAGAGATAACGGCAAGAAGATCCCCAGGGTTATCATGATATGCATCACATGCGTTGATGCACTTTTAGGCACCGACATGGACAGAGTCTGCCGCAAGGCTGAAGATGAGCTGGAAGGAAGTGAGTTCGAAGGCGTAAAGGTGCGTCCTTGCTATATGTATGCGCTTACAAGAGAAGGACGCCGCCCGCCGATGGTCCATGTAAGACAAACAATCTATTCGCTTCTTGAACCCATGGAAAAGGATCCCCGCTCCGTAAATATCATCGGAGGTTTTGCACCTCTCGAAAACACCGAGCTCATAGAATACCTGAAGCTTGCAGGGATCCGCAATATCAGACAGATCTCTACATGCAAAACGTACGAAGAATTCCTTCAGATGGCAAGCGCCAACTTCAATATCGTCATCGATCCTGAAGTCCGCGCAGCTGCTGAAGACATGAATAAGAACCTTAATATTCCGTATGTCGAACTTACGAGAGTTTACTCTACGGATAAGATTTCTTCACAGTATAAGGCGCTCGCAAGTGTCACAGGTATCGACATCATAGACAGTGAGGAAAAAGCAGAAGCTGATGAAGCGATCGCAAGACTTAAGGAGGCTTTTCCGGATCTTACAGTCAACATCGGAGAGTGTGCAAATGCCAATGCGTTTGAATTAGCGTTAAGCCTTACGAGAATGGGATTTAAAGTCGATGAGATCTATTCGGTCCTGGCTCCGGAGAACTTCGTTTATGTGAAGAACCTGGCGCAGCTCTCACCTGATACAAAGATCTACTGCAATATGGAGCCTACAATGCTCTACTACAAGATCTCACAGTCAAAGGCTCACGTAACTGTCGGCAAGGATGCGAAGTTCTATTGCCCCGATATTCCGAATGTCGCCTGGAACCAGGATACGAGACCTTTCGGATATCAAGGAGTAAGGGATCTGATGAATAAGATTTTCGAAGCGTTAACGGAGGCAAAAGCATGAAGGGATTAAGGAAAGTTCTTACACCTTTTGCTCCTGATCAGTCAGGTGCTTCCGGTGTGCTTTATTCAATGGGTGCGCTCATTGTAATCATCGATGCGGGCGGATGCACGGGCAACGTATGCGGATTCGATGAACCCAGATGGCACGAATCACGGAGTGCGATTTTCTCGGCAGGACTCCGCGACATGGATGCGATATTGGGAAGAGATGAACTTCTTGCAGCGAAGATCAAGTCTGCAGTTGAGAGGATCGATACATCGTTTGTTGCCGTTATCGGTACGCCTGTTCCGGCAACGATCGGTACAGATTACAAAGCTCTTAAGAAACTGATCGAGAGCAAGGTCGATATTCCTGTGGTTCCTGTTAAGACGAACGGGATGAAGCTTTATAACGAAGGCGAGAAGGAAGCATACAAAGCGCTTATCGATGAGTTCGCTGAAAATGTTCCTTCTGCAGCTAAAGCCCAGATCGTTCTCGGTATGACACCTCTTACATACGGCAAGGATCACATCGATCTTTCAATCGATGACATCAGAAGTATCAAGGGTGCGGAAAAACTCATTGCAGCATCGTCCTCCGGAATAGATGCATGTGAATACTTAGGAAGAGATTTTGAGATCGTAAGCCCTGCCTATAAGAACAACATTCCTGAAGGAATCAAAGGAAAGACTCTTGTCTGCCACGATGAAGTTGTCGGCAAGACATTAAGAGATGCAGGCGTTGATTTGGATATTGCGACCTTCTTTAAGCTTCACGATTCTGTTAAACAGGCGGGCGATAAGAAGATCACTGAAGAAGATGAGTTTATCGAGATGGTAAGGACAGGCGGCTACGACACGGTCGCTGCTGATATCTGTCTCAAAGAACTGGTGCCTGATTACGAGGGTAACTGGGTTGACTTGAAGTGTTTTGCAATAAGCGGGAGATACTGATTTGGTAACGAAGCGCATTAAAGTTTACGGCATAGTCCAGGGTGTCGGATTCAGACCGACAGTCGCAAGACATGCTGCTTCTCTTGGAATAAAGGGAAGTGTGTCTAACCTTGGCCCTTATGTCGAGATCTATGCGCAGGGCGAGGAGTCTGAAGTTGACAGATTCATCGATCTGATCAGGACCAGGCCGCCGAAGCGTGCAGCGGTCCTGAAGATGGATGTCAAAGTTGAGGACGCTCCTGTTTACGAAGATTTCAGCATTATCGAGAGCGCGAAAACAGCCGGCGAGATCTTCGTATCTCCGGACATTGCAATCTGTGATGAGTGCCTTGAGGAACTTTTCGATAAGAACAACAGAAGATATCTGCATCCGTTCATTAACTGCACATGCTGCGGTCCGAGACTTACTATTCTTGATGCACTGCCTTATGACCGCGAACGCACATCGATGAAAGAATTCCCGATGTGTCCTGACTGCGAAAAGGAATACTACGATCCTGCCACGAGAAGATATGACGCGCAGCCTGTATGCTGCAATAAATGCGGACCTGAAGTTTTTATCCTTGATGATGAAGAGAAGCGTAAGGGACGCGAAGCAATTACATATGTGCGCAAGGTAATTGCAGACGGCGGTATTGCCGCAATAAAAGGAATCGGCGGATTCCATCTTGCCTGCAATGCATACGATAACGATGCGGTTAAGAGGCTGCGTGAGCTCAAGCACCGTCCTTCCAAGCCTTTTGCACTCATGATGAGAAACGAAGAAGAGGTCCTGAAGAACTGCTATATAGAAGATTACCAGCGCGGCATCCTGACGGGCCATCAGAAGCCGATAATCCTGCTTAAGCGCCGCGAAGATTCAATGCTCGCAGAACAGGTTGCACCTGATAATCCGATGCTCGGCTGCATGCTTCCTTACGCTCCTGTTCAGAGCCTTATCTTCGATTACGATGACGATATAAAGATGCCTTCATGCCTCGTTATGACGAGCGGCAATCTCTCCGGTCTCCCGATATGCAGGAATGACGATGATGTAAGAGCTGAGATCCGATCTTACTGTGATGTGGTCCTTACCCATAACAGAAAGATCAACATCAGGGCAGACGATTCTGTCATGGATTTTTATGAAGGCAAGCCCTACATGATCAGACGCTCGAGAGGCTATGCTCCGCTCCCGTACATGATGACCAGACAGTTTAAAGGTTCCGTCATAGCTTACGGCGGCGAACTTAAGAATACCTTCTGCGTTGCAGTCAACAGTCTTATGTATCCTTCGTCCTACATCGGAGACCTGACTGATCTTAAGGGCAAGAACGCTCTTAAGGAATCTGCTGAAAGAATGCTGGACCTTCTGGAAGCAAAACCTTCTTATGCGGTATGCGACCTGCACCCTTTGTACAATTCTTCTGCAGCTGCTGAAGAATCAGGCCTGCCGCTTATCAGGGTCCAGCACCACTATGCACATATACTCTCATGCATGGCAGAGAACGATTATACAGGTGAAGTGATCGGCATCTCTCTGGACGGAACGGGTTATGGTACTGACGGCACGATCTGGGGCGGCGAGATACTGAAGTGCAATCTCGACGGTTTTGAACGTGCGGGCCATATCAGGCCGTTCCTTCATACAGGCGGCGATATTGCTTCAAGAGAAGGGTTCAGGATCGCCATATCGATGCTCATCGATATATTTGGCGATGATGCAGAATCAAAGTGCAGTGATCTGGGCCTGATAAGGCAGGGAACATTCAAGACTTATAAAGTCATGCACGATAACAGGATCAACACCTCTGTATCCACAAGCTGCGGAAGGCTTTTCGATGCAGCGGCAGCAATACTCGGGATCAGGTATGAACAGAGCTTTGAAGGTGAAGCTGCAACAGCTCTTGAATTCAAGGCTATGGAATATGAAAGGGATAAAGATATCGGCACTATGGATCTGATCGACGGCGATGTGATCGCGACAGACAGGATCATCCGGTATCTGACAGAAGAGAAACTTAAGGGAACTGACATAAGAAAACTCGCATATGCCTTCCACTATATGCTGGCTAAAGGTGTAGCTCAGATGGCTATGGCTAAGTCTGACGGTATAAAGACTGCCGCGCTGAGCGGAGGGTGTTATCAGAATAAGCTCCTGACCAGACTGACTGAGCAGGAGTTAAAAGAAAACGGCTATAACGTATTGCTCCACTCGATGGTTCCGCCGAATGACGGCGGAATAGCGTTGGGGCAGGCGCTTTACGGGATGCATAAAGTAAATGATCAGGAGGATAGATAAATGTGTGTAGGTTTAGCTGCAAAGATCATCAGTGTTAAGGATGGTGTTGCCATGGTCGACTGCACGGGCGCGAAAAGGGAGATCTCCGCTGAGCTCCTGGATGACCTGGAACCCGGAGATTATGTCATGGTTCATGCAGGCTGCGCAATCGCCAAGATCACTGACAACGACAAATCAGAGACTGAGAAAGTATTAAAGGAGAATCTGGTATGACAAGTATCAACAGTACTGCTGATATGAGAAGATACCTTGAGACTTACGACGGACCTGCCGTAAGGATCATGGAAGTCTGCGGTACGCATACTCATGAGATCTTCAGGCAGGGAATAAGAAAGTTCCTGTCTCCCAAGATCAATCTTATCTCAGGTCCCGGATGCCCGGTGTGCGTAACTCCTGCGGCATATATCGATGAGGCTGTTTATCTGGCACTCGAGAAAGGCTGCACAGTAACGACTTTCGGAGATCTTGTAAGAGTTCCGGGAAATGTTAAGAGCCTTCAGAAGGCAAGAGCCGAAGGCGGAAAAGTAAAGATCGTCTATTCTCCGATCGATGCGGAGAAATATGCCAAGGACCATCCTGAAGAGCAGGTCGTTTTCCTTTCCGTGGGATTCGAGACAACGACACCCTCTGATGTTATTGCCGTAAAGAATACAGTAAGAGACGGGCTTGATAACTTTTCGCTCCTTACAGCGAACAAGACCATGCCGGGTGCTTATGAAGCTATGGCATCTTCGACAGATGCATACCTTTATCCCGGCCATGTTCATGCGATCATCGGAACGAAGCTCTGCCGTGACCTTGCAGAGCGCGGTGTAAGCGGAACCATTGCAGGCTTTACAGGCGATGAGCTTCTCGCTGCGCTTGCGGTAACCGTAAAGAATGTTTCCGAAGGCAAGCCGTTCTTTGTTAATGCATATCCGAGAGTGGTAACAGATGAGGGAAGTCCTGCTGCTGTTGCGCTCGTTGATAAATTCATGAAGCCCTGTGATGCCGAATGGCGCGGTATCGGCGTGATACCGGATTCAGGTGTTGAACTCAGGGATGAATATGCGGCTTACGATGCCAGAAAGAAGTATTCGGTACCGAAGATGGAGTTTGAACGCAAGACGGCATGCAAATGCGGAATCGTTCTTCAGGGAAAGATCCTGCCTTCGGAGTGTCCGCTTTTCGGAAAGGCATGCAATCCGGATCACCCTGTCGGAGCATGCATGGTATCTGACGAAGGCGCATGCTCTGCATTCTATATGTACGGAGGACAGTCATGAAAGAAGTAATAACATTGGCTCACGGAAGCGGCGGAAGAAAGACATCCGAGCTTATCGGTGAGATATTCAAGAAGAATCTCGGAAACGAGTATTTCACTGCAGACGATGCGGCAGTCCTTCCCAGACCCGAAGGCCGTATCGCAATGTCGACAGACGGCTTTATTGTATCGCCATGGAAATATCCGGGCGGCAACATCGGAAGACTTGCTGTATGCGGCACGGTAAATGACCTTGCATGCATGGGCGCCAAGCCCCTTTATCTCACATGTTCCTACATCATCGAGGAAGGACTCCCGATCGAAGATCTGGAACTGATCGCAAAGACGATGGGTGAGACCGCAAGAGAAGCCGGAGTAAATATCGTTGCAGGCGACACGAAGGTTGCGGGCAAAGGCCAGGTCGATAAGATCTTTATCACCACAGCAGGTGTGGGCGTCATCGGCGAAGGCATCAACACATCCGGAAAGTTTGCTAAGCCGGGCGATAAGATAATCGTAACAGGTGATGTCGGAAGACACGGAACAGCTATCCTTCTTGCCCGTGACGAATATGGCATTGAAGCAGATGTAACTTCCGACTGCGCGCCCTTGTGGGAGCCTGTAAGAAGAGCGCTCGAAGTATGCCCTGAGATGCACGTTATAAGAGATGCCACGAGAGGCGGCGTCGGAACTGTTCTTTATGAGATCGCAGATGAGGCAGAGGTCGGCATCAGGGTCGACAGGACAAGCGTTCCGGTAGCTCCTGAAGTCAGCGGCGTAACGGGTCTTCTGGGATTAGAGCCTCTGTATCTTGCATGCGAAGGCAGAATGGTAATGATCTGCCCTGCGGAAAAAGCACAGGCAGTTGTTGATGTCCTTAAGGGTACAAAGTACACTGAAGGTGCAACGATAATAGGCGAAGTAACTGAAGAAGAGACCGGAAGAGTAGTCATGACGACTGAAGTCGGCGGACAGACATATCTTCCCAAGCCCGGCAACGAACTGCTGCCAAGAATTTGCTAAGGAGCGTTTATGGAAACAAGAGTAGCTGCAATCTCGATAATCGTAGAGAATCCTGAATCAGTTGAGAAGCTTAATGCCCTTCTTCACGAGGCCGGAAAATACATCATCGGGAGAATGGGCGTGCCCTACCGCGAGAAGAACATCAGCATCATCATGATCGCCATCAACGCGCCCCAGGATTACATCAGCGAGATAACAGGAAAGATCGGACGTCTTGACGGAGTTAACGTAAAAACATCTTATGCCAACGTCAAGTGATGAAAGTGTGAGGATCGGCAACGCCGTATTCCCCAAACCGTTTGCAAACGGGCTCGAGTTCAACGCGCCCGCTCACGGCACTTGGAATATAGTGCATATCGGGTTCAGGATACCTGAGGCTCATCAGATATACATCTGCGCTGATAACTGTCTGCGCGGTGTTGTCATGACAGCAGCCGAGATGGGCGAACTCGGACGGTTCTCCTCCGTTGTCCTTGAAGAAGATGACATGACACATTCGGGAAGGATAGAAGAGACTACAATAGAAGGTGTTACCGACTGTCTTAGGAAACTTCCGAAGTTACCTCCGGTGGTGATAGTCTTCCCGGTATGTGTCCACCGTTTTATGGGTTGTGACATCGGATTTATTTACAAGGAGCTCGAAAAGCGTTTCCCGGATGTCATTTTCGTAAGAGGCTTCATGGATCCGGTAATGCAGAAACGCGGCACGACTCCTGACCAGAGACTTCGCAAAGCAATGTCAGACATCATTCCTTCTCTGCCTGCCAATAAAGATACTGTGGCATTTGCGG
The window above is part of the Ruminococcaceae bacterium R-25 genome. Proteins encoded here:
- a CDS encoding DNA-binding XRE family transcriptional regulator, with translation MKREEFIKAASSKLKLIRTEYGITQETMSDMLGVSKKTLVETEKGRRDLSWTEVIALVTVFEKSEVLQGITGGDTGDIIHALAFEDRHIQYPSTMGGKVWWRVIDEKDGYKLQQNYVTGHYRLLDKDDCRLISSFNRNEVEEYRDSLGR
- a CDS encoding phosphate transport system substrate-binding protein; amino-acid sequence: MDKKKLGKQLAVIALVIALFAGLDTGIYQLFIKRVISHHSPGMQKMSVEVGNYVPFTGSENVYSVKDAPKLKGDIPVIDGAAALLPVYAGFVESIYPESSVKFNGEDYDASSAMHYTNTRGAYKDIVDGKADIIICAQPSDEQLAYAKENGVELEMVPIGSDAFVFIVNNNNPVSDITIQQIQGIYSGEITNWSELGGKNQPIAAMRRNKNSGSQTALEKIMGDIPIKPDYTALFGSPIGFSFRYYVTGMLGEGGVKILTINGIAPTAETIADGSYPIAGNIYAVYRKGETNENVYKAIEFMKSSEGQKIVEQSGYIPLS
- a CDS encoding phosphatidylglycerol:prolipoprotein diacylglycerol transferase; translation: MVGIGIIVTGIVFLLILRKKEVYLEDAAMTGLFFAAGAVIGSHIVYGLTNTTKIIDLFRHMSEYSFIEFMKLLFGSYLGGMVFYGGLIGGLIALLIANKVSQKYFRGDVMFDGVAIVIPLFHTFGRIGCFLGGCCFGMECKFGITIHNNTLYPAINDVNRLPIQLIEAGCNFILFWVLLFLYKNNKFPKRLIIVYLFAYPVIRFIDEFFRGDDIRGFLFGLSTSQIISILLFAFATVFTIIDLKKRKDTPVNTEQA
- a CDS encoding nitrogenase iron protein NifH, giving the protein MLKIAIYGKGGIGKSTVTSNLSAAFASMGKRVIQIGCDPKADSTINLLGGKPLKPVIEILKEGVDPTSAKEISQEGFGGVLCIETGGPTPGLGCAGRGIIATFNLLDELGLFEEYKPDVVLYDVLGDVVCGGFAAPIREGYAEQVLIVTSGEKMALYAANNICQAVRNFEDRGYASVKGLILNKRNVPGEDEKVSEFAKDHNVDIVAVIPRSDDITLCEDKGMTVVEGAGDSEAAQKFIDLAKLLLKG
- a CDS encoding nitrogenase molybdenum-cofactor synthesis protein NifE, producing MKHEAVCYTAEEVLKRGKSDIPSELLSGNSLVYSSPATLAYNSPGAEGFGVKRAGLSVPESVMLIVAPGCCGRNTSLISSMPEYKNRFFYLEMSEPDLVTGRHLNKIPDAIGEVLTFLRDNGKKIPRVIMICITCVDALLGTDMDRVCRKAEDELEGSEFEGVKVRPCYMYALTREGRRPPMVHVRQTIYSLLEPMEKDPRSVNIIGGFAPLENTELIEYLKLAGIRNIRQISTCKTYEEFLQMASANFNIVIDPEVRAAAEDMNKNLNIPYVELTRVYSTDKISSQYKALASVTGIDIIDSEEKAEADEAIARLKEAFPDLTVNIGECANANAFELALSLTRMGFKVDEIYSVLAPENFVYVKNLAQLSPDTKIYCNMEPTMLYYKISQSKAHVTVGKDAKFYCPDIPNVAWNQDTRPFGYQGVRDLMNKIFEALTEAKA
- a CDS encoding nitrogenase component 1 type oxidoreductase, which translates into the protein MKGLRKVLTPFAPDQSGASGVLYSMGALIVIIDAGGCTGNVCGFDEPRWHESRSAIFSAGLRDMDAILGRDELLAAKIKSAVERIDTSFVAVIGTPVPATIGTDYKALKKLIESKVDIPVVPVKTNGMKLYNEGEKEAYKALIDEFAENVPSAAKAQIVLGMTPLTYGKDHIDLSIDDIRSIKGAEKLIAASSSGIDACEYLGRDFEIVSPAYKNNIPEGIKGKTLVCHDEVVGKTLRDAGVDLDIATFFKLHDSVKQAGDKKITEEDEFIEMVRTGGYDTVAADICLKELVPDYEGNWVDLKCFAISGRY